One genomic segment of Aquipluma nitroreducens includes these proteins:
- a CDS encoding peptidylprolyl isomerase produces MFRKSEVRRPEPGTQSTKTKLQPATHRSAARGLIVGAFLVLFSLNLSAQKKSETVVTIGTEKVSKEEFEANYRKNNANILDKKELKSPEEYLDLYIKFKLKILEAEKLGYDTVRSYRDELGGYRKDLAKPYLTDVSFNEEMVKTAYYRTQYERKASHLLILVTPEASPADTLAAWNKINNLRQQIIAGADFNEMAAKYSEDPSAVQNKGLLGYFTAFQMVFPFEDMTYRTPVGQVSEIVRTRFGYHLIKVHDERLAAGEIKVAHIMKMFPKQASEETIANLKLKADSIWQKATSGADFAGLAKQYSDDKQTATEGGVMNWFTPNNMVPQFAEAAFALKNDGDISPVIRTPYGWHIIKRLERKTTQPIEKLRHDLEAKIKQNPAISKHSDEAFDRKLRAEYQLKIDEPTFTKLIGSLSDTAIWKNIISDKKLQEKLLVTFADQKLSVAAFTDFLQKQKFTPRSNQAEAQLKEMLNKYINQELLAYENSQLEKKHPDFARLYQEYHDGILLFNISKDKIWDVATTDTVRLQNYFDQTTKKYYWGDRFKGWIIKANNGDTRANVESMLNESRATQKNELTDLFNTKTENNIQITDVACEKGENPIVDYFIWGGAKPSGFDETTTFVHGKIVKNEMKQLKDAWGLYSSDFQEQIEKEWVDSLLKKYPVSINQKVLKKIQAIE; encoded by the coding sequence ATGTTTAGGAAGTCAGAAGTCAGAAGGCCGGAACCCGGAACCCAGAGTACAAAAACTAAACTGCAACCTGCAACCCATCGTTCGGCAGCTCGTGGTCTGATTGTTGGTGCATTTTTAGTCTTATTCTCATTGAACCTTTCAGCACAGAAAAAGAGTGAAACTGTAGTAACCATTGGTACCGAAAAGGTGAGCAAAGAAGAATTTGAAGCCAATTACCGAAAAAACAACGCGAACATCTTAGACAAAAAAGAACTAAAATCGCCTGAAGAATACCTCGATTTATACATCAAATTTAAACTAAAAATACTTGAAGCAGAGAAACTTGGATACGACACTGTTCGATCGTACCGGGATGAACTTGGAGGTTACCGTAAAGATTTGGCAAAGCCATACCTTACCGATGTTAGTTTTAATGAAGAAATGGTAAAAACAGCCTATTACCGCACACAATACGAGCGAAAAGCCAGCCACCTGTTAATTCTGGTTACTCCCGAAGCATCGCCAGCCGACACTTTGGCTGCATGGAATAAAATCAACAATCTGCGCCAGCAAATTATAGCAGGAGCCGATTTTAACGAAATGGCTGCCAAATATTCTGAAGATCCTTCGGCAGTTCAGAACAAAGGTCTTTTAGGTTATTTCACTGCCTTTCAAATGGTTTTCCCGTTTGAAGATATGACCTATCGGACACCTGTTGGTCAGGTTTCGGAAATTGTCCGCACCCGCTTTGGATACCACCTGATTAAAGTTCATGATGAACGATTGGCGGCTGGAGAAATTAAAGTGGCACACATCATGAAAATGTTTCCGAAACAAGCAAGCGAAGAGACCATTGCCAATCTGAAACTGAAAGCCGATAGCATCTGGCAAAAAGCCACTTCCGGAGCCGATTTTGCCGGGTTGGCCAAACAATATTCCGACGATAAACAAACGGCGACTGAAGGTGGGGTCATGAACTGGTTTACGCCCAACAATATGGTACCGCAATTTGCTGAAGCGGCCTTTGCATTGAAAAATGACGGAGATATTTCGCCGGTAATCCGGACTCCTTATGGCTGGCACATCATAAAAAGGCTCGAACGAAAAACCACGCAACCAATCGAAAAGTTGCGACACGACCTTGAAGCCAAAATCAAGCAAAATCCGGCAATCAGCAAACACAGCGATGAGGCCTTCGACCGGAAATTACGCGCTGAATATCAACTAAAAATTGACGAACCCACTTTCACAAAATTGATTGGTTCGTTATCAGATACAGCTATTTGGAAAAACATAATCTCCGATAAAAAGCTTCAAGAAAAACTGTTGGTGACTTTTGCTGATCAAAAATTAAGTGTTGCAGCATTTACTGATTTTCTTCAAAAACAGAAATTTACGCCTCGAAGCAATCAGGCCGAAGCCCAGTTAAAAGAAATGCTCAACAAATACATCAATCAGGAACTTCTGGCTTACGAAAATTCGCAACTGGAAAAGAAACATCCTGACTTTGCCCGTCTTTATCAGGAATATCACGATGGAATTCTGCTATTCAATATCTCCAAAGACAAAATCTGGGATGTGGCCACAACCGATACGGTACGTTTACAAAACTATTTTGATCAGACCACAAAAAAGTACTATTGGGGCGATCGTTTCAAAGGCTGGATTATTAAAGCCAACAATGGAGACACTCGTGCGAATGTTGAGTCGATGTTGAATGAAAGTAGAGCTACTCAGAAAAATGAATTGACCGATCTTTTTAATACAAAAACTGAAAATAACATACAGATTACTGATGTTGCCTGCGAAAAAGGTGAAAATCCGATTGTCGATTATTTCATTTGGGGAGGAGCAAAACCCTCAGGTTTTGATGAAACTACTACCTTTGTCCACGGAAAAATAGTTAAAAATGAGATGAAGCAACTTAAGGATGCCTGGGGACTTTATTCATCCGATTTTCAGGAACAAATTGAAAAAGAATGGGTTGACTCGTTATTAAAGAAATATCCAGTCTCTATAAATCAAAAAGTATTGAAAAAAATTCAGGCGATTGAATGA
- the guaB gene encoding IMP dehydrogenase has product MSFFADKVVSEGLTFDDVLLIPSYSEVLPREVELSSWFTRNIRLHTPIVTAAMDTVTDSLMAIAIARGGGIGVIHKNMSIAEQAKQVASVKRAENGMIYDPVTISKEKTVRDAIGLMKNFKIGGIPVIDEQGCLVGIVTNRDLRFETDMNKLVSQVMTKDNLITTNISTSLELASEILQKYKIEKLPVVDGNNKLIALITYKDITKAKDKPLASKDQKGRLRVAAAVGIASDTLDRIDELVLAQVDAIVIDTAHGHSKYVLDMLKRAKNKYPEIDFVAGNIATPEAASDLVLAGADAVKVGIGPGSICTTRIIAGVGIPQLSAIYNVSKAIKKSGVPVIADGGIRYSGDIVKALAAGAHSIMAGSLFAGVDESPGDTILFQGRKFKTYRGMGSVEAMQTGSKDRYFQDMEDDIKKLVPEGIVARVPYKGSLDEVLHQLTGGIRAGMGYCGAQNIETLQHAKFIRITNSGMQESHPHDVSITSESPNYSSR; this is encoded by the coding sequence ATGTCGTTTTTCGCCGATAAAGTTGTATCCGAAGGTTTAACTTTTGATGATGTATTACTAATACCCTCTTATTCAGAAGTTTTACCACGCGAAGTTGAACTTTCGTCGTGGTTTACCCGAAACATCAGGCTACATACACCGATTGTGACAGCGGCTATGGATACGGTGACCGATTCGCTGATGGCCATTGCCATTGCCCGAGGCGGTGGTATTGGTGTGATCCACAAAAATATGAGCATTGCTGAACAGGCCAAACAGGTTGCCAGTGTAAAGCGAGCAGAAAACGGCATGATTTACGATCCGGTTACGATCTCGAAAGAAAAAACGGTTCGCGATGCCATTGGGTTGATGAAAAACTTTAAGATTGGAGGTATTCCGGTTATTGACGAACAGGGATGTTTGGTGGGCATTGTAACCAACCGCGACCTGCGTTTCGAAACTGACATGAACAAACTGGTTTCGCAGGTGATGACCAAAGACAATCTGATCACCACCAACATTTCAACTTCGCTTGAATTGGCTTCAGAAATACTTCAGAAATACAAAATCGAAAAACTGCCGGTGGTCGATGGCAACAATAAACTGATTGCTCTGATCACCTATAAAGACATTACCAAAGCGAAAGACAAGCCATTGGCTTCGAAAGATCAAAAAGGTCGCCTACGTGTAGCTGCGGCAGTTGGAATTGCCAGCGACACCCTGGATCGCATTGATGAACTGGTTTTGGCGCAGGTTGATGCTATTGTGATTGACACAGCTCACGGCCATTCTAAGTATGTTTTGGATATGCTCAAAAGAGCAAAAAATAAATATCCTGAAATTGATTTTGTAGCCGGAAATATTGCAACTCCCGAAGCCGCTTCAGATTTGGTTCTGGCAGGTGCCGATGCCGTAAAAGTCGGAATTGGTCCCGGATCCATCTGCACCACTCGCATCATTGCCGGAGTGGGAATTCCGCAGCTTTCAGCCATTTACAATGTCAGTAAGGCCATCAAAAAAAGTGGGGTTCCGGTCATTGCCGATGGTGGCATCCGTTATTCGGGCGACATCGTAAAAGCGCTGGCTGCCGGTGCGCATTCCATTATGGCCGGATCGCTTTTTGCCGGAGTTGATGAATCGCCCGGCGACACCATACTGTTTCAGGGGCGCAAATTTAAAACCTATCGTGGAATGGGGTCGGTTGAAGCCATGCAAACAGGCTCAAAAGACCGTTACTTTCAGGATATGGAAGACGATATAAAAAAACTGGTTCCTGAAGGAATCGTTGCCCGCGTTCCATACAAAGGCTCGCTCGACGAAGTACTTCATCAGCTTACCGGTGGGATCAGGGCTGGAATGGGCTATTGTGGCGCCCAGAATATTGAGACACTTCAACATGCCAAATTCATACGAATTACCAACTCCGGAATGCAGGAAAGCCATCCACACGATGTGAGCATCACCAGTGAATCACCTAATTACAGTTCCAGATAG
- a CDS encoding RecQ family ATP-dependent DNA helicase, with translation MNQFVQILTKYWGYGAFRPLQEEIIRSVDQGKDTLGLMPTGGGKSVTYQVYSLSKPGICLVITPLIALMKDQVENLNQRGIKALAIYSGMTAQEIKIAMDHAAWGDYKFLYLSPERIATERFRERINQLDVNLIAVDEAHCISQWGYDFRPSYLRIAELRDLLPDVPVLAVTATATEKVIDDIQDQLKFRKKNVLRTSYYRSNLVYLVRNEEDKINYLVKAVQKAKGTGIVYVKSRKLTREISDLLRENEVSADYYHAGLPSKIRSAKQEAWKSGKNRVIVSTNAFGMGIDKADVRFVIHLEAPDSVEAYFQEAGRAGRDGKPAWSVLLYNNSDKVKLERNVVKVFPEPDVIKRIYEAICNFYQLAVGFGKDQSFEFSMGAFASSFSFQITTVYNSLKILQREGYLELTDELDNPSKVYFQVDRDDLYKFQVANAEFDGFIKLLLRSYTGLFTNYVSIDEELMAKRANVSPDLVYQFLTRLRTQRIIDYIPQKKTPFIIFVKERIDLDRLKISKENYEDRKRDYIRRIDAVVHYASSGHKCRSQLLLQYFGETESVRCGKCDVCMERNELNVSKYEFDTLCEQIKKVLLEPCFYENLLPKIDGKPDNVVKVVRWLLENEKIVYRVDNRMEWRKG, from the coding sequence TTGAACCAATTTGTACAAATATTAACCAAATATTGGGGATATGGCGCATTCAGGCCGCTCCAGGAAGAGATCATCCGTTCGGTTGATCAGGGGAAAGATACACTTGGACTGATGCCTACCGGTGGTGGTAAATCGGTTACTTATCAGGTGTATTCGCTTTCGAAACCGGGTATCTGTTTAGTAATAACTCCACTCATCGCCCTGATGAAAGACCAGGTTGAAAACCTGAACCAGCGTGGAATTAAAGCATTAGCGATTTATTCCGGAATGACAGCTCAGGAAATCAAGATTGCCATGGATCATGCGGCCTGGGGCGATTACAAGTTTTTATATCTGTCACCCGAACGTATTGCTACGGAACGTTTTCGTGAACGTATTAACCAATTGGATGTGAATCTGATTGCTGTGGATGAGGCGCATTGCATTTCGCAGTGGGGTTACGATTTCCGCCCATCGTATCTTCGGATTGCCGAATTACGTGATTTATTGCCCGATGTTCCGGTTTTAGCAGTAACTGCAACTGCAACTGAAAAGGTGATCGACGATATTCAGGATCAACTGAAATTCAGAAAAAAAAATGTGCTACGGACCAGTTATTACCGAAGTAACCTGGTTTATCTGGTCAGGAACGAAGAAGATAAAATCAATTATCTGGTGAAAGCTGTTCAGAAAGCAAAAGGCACCGGAATTGTGTATGTTAAAAGCCGGAAACTGACACGCGAAATCAGCGATTTGCTTCGGGAAAACGAAGTTTCTGCCGATTATTACCATGCCGGACTTCCATCGAAAATCAGGTCGGCTAAACAGGAAGCTTGGAAAAGTGGCAAGAATCGGGTGATTGTCTCGACCAATGCGTTTGGAATGGGAATTGACAAGGCTGATGTGCGCTTTGTGATTCATCTGGAAGCCCCTGATTCGGTAGAAGCGTATTTTCAGGAAGCGGGTAGGGCAGGGCGCGACGGAAAACCCGCCTGGTCGGTATTGCTGTACAACAACAGCGACAAAGTGAAACTGGAGCGAAATGTGGTGAAGGTATTTCCAGAACCTGATGTGATTAAGCGCATTTATGAGGCAATCTGCAATTTTTACCAATTGGCGGTAGGCTTTGGAAAAGACCAGTCGTTCGAGTTTAGCATGGGTGCATTTGCATCAAGCTTTTCGTTCCAGATTACAACAGTTTACAACAGCCTGAAAATTCTTCAGCGCGAAGGTTATCTGGAATTGACTGATGAACTGGACAATCCCTCGAAAGTATATTTTCAGGTAGATCGCGACGATCTGTACAAGTTTCAGGTGGCCAATGCCGAGTTCGACGGGTTCATCAAACTGCTGCTGCGCTCCTACACCGGACTGTTTACCAACTACGTTTCGATTGACGAAGAACTGATGGCCAAACGCGCCAATGTCAGCCCCGATCTGGTTTATCAATTTCTTACCCGGTTGAGAACCCAGCGAATCATCGACTACATTCCGCAGAAGAAAACGCCGTTCATCATTTTTGTGAAAGAGCGGATCGATCTCGACCGGCTGAAAATCAGCAAGGAAAATTACGAAGACCGCAAGCGCGATTACATCCGGCGAATTGATGCTGTTGTTCATTATGCTTCGTCAGGACACAAATGTCGCAGCCAGTTGTTACTTCAGTATTTTGGTGAAACCGAATCGGTTCGCTGTGGAAAATGCGATGTCTGTATGGAGCGCAACGAGCTGAATGTGAGTAAATACGAGTTCGATACGTTGTGTGAACAGATCAAAAAAGTGCTGCTCGAACCTTGTTTTTACGAGAACCTGTTGCCCAAAATAGACGGGAAACCCGACAATGTGGTAAAAGTAGTGCGCTGGCTTCTCGAAAATGAAAAGATCGTTTACCGCGTCGATAACCGGATGGAATGGCGGAAAGGGTAA